The genomic DNA GAGGGCGGCCTGGAGTGGGGCGTCGGCGCGCTCGTCGAGCACGATGGACGGGTCCTGCTCGTCCGGGAGGATGGGCTGTGGGCGCTGCCGGGTGGGGAGGTCGAGGCCGGCGAGCGCCACGACGAGGCACTGGTCCGGGAGCTGCGCGAGGAGACCGGGCTGGACGTGACACCTGGGGCGCGACTGGCGGTCGTCCGGAACGTCCTCCGACACGGCGACGAGGAGCGCTCCTTCCGGTTCGCCATCCATCGCGGGACGGCAGAGACGACCACGCTGGCCGACGACCCGGGACTCGCCGACGAGGACATCGAGGCGGTCCGGTGGGCCGCGAGACTCCCGGAGGACACGCTCGACAGGGACCTGCTGACGGAACTGCTGGGCGACGACTGGGACTGACCTTCAAGTACGAAGACGGGACCAGCCCCCGCGTGACCTGACGAGCTCTCTCCGGGCCGCCGGCCCGGGCGGGGCGAACGCCACGTCCCGACCGGTTCCGCCAGTGCGGCACACGGTCCGGAGTGCTGTCGACCCGACACCGACGGGCCATCTCGGGGGCTCGCGGGGCGACGTCGTGCCGCCTGTCAGCCAGCTCCTGGGGCCGTCGCGGGCCCCTCAGATGACTCCCTGCTCCCGGAGGTCGTCGATTGTCTCCCCGTCCAGCCCCAGCTCCTCACCGTAGACGGCCTCGTTGTGCTGGCCTCGACGTGGTCCGAGGTGCTCTACCCCCCCGGGCGTCCGCGTCAGCCGTGGAACCACGCCGTGGGTCGCTATCTCCCCCACGTCCTCGTCGTCCACCTCGACGAGGGTGTCGCGTGCGGCGTACTGCTCGTCCTCGAAAACGTCGCTCACGTCGTATACCGGTGCGACGACCGCATCGCCGGCGCCGAGGTCGTCGATGGCCTCCTCGACGGTCCGTTCGGCGATGTACGGGGCGATGTACTCGTCGAGTTCGTCGGCGTGCTCGACCCGGGCGTCGTTGGTGGCGAACCGCTCGTCGTCCAGCAGCTCCGGGTGCCCGACGGTCTCGGCGAGGTTCTCGAAGATGGACTGGGCCGAGGCCGACAGCGCGACGTAGCCGTCCGCCGCCTCGTAGACGTTCCGCGGGGCGGCGTTGCTGTGGTGGTTGCCCCGGCGCTCGCGGACCTGCCCGAGCCGGTCGTGGGCCTCCACGTCGCCCGGGAACATCCGGAACAGGGACTCGTACAGTGAGACGTCGACGACCTGTCCCTCGCCGCTCCCATCACCGTCCGGGCCGATCTCGCGCTCGAACAGCGCGAACATCGCAGCCTGCACGGCGTAGTGGCCGGCGGCCATGTCGGCCAGCGGAATCGGCGGCAGCAGTGGCTCACGGTCGGGGAACCCGTTGACGTGGGCGAACCCGGAGATGGCCTCCGCGACCGTTCCGAAGCCCGGCTGCTCGGCCCGCGGCCCGGTCTGTCCGTACCCGGAGATCCGGACCATCACGACGCCGGGGTTGACCTCGCGGAGGTCGTCGTGCGAGAGGTTCCAGCGCTCCATCGTCCCCGGCCGGAAGTTCTCGACGACCACGTCGGCGGTTTCCACGAGGTCGAGCGCGAGCGCGTGGCCCTCGGGCGTCGAGAGGTCACAGGTCACGCAGCGCTTCCCACGGGCGAGTGCCTTCCACCACAGCGAAATCCCCGACTCGGGGTCGAACGGCCCCCAGTCACGGATGGGGTCGCCCGATTCGGGGTGTTCGACGGCGACCACGTCGGCGCCGAAATCCGCGAGCGTCATCGTCGCGAAGCCGCCGGCGACCATCCCGGAGAAGTCCACCACTCGGAGCCCGTCGAGCGGTCCCTCCCGGGACCGTGGCGTCCCGGCGTCGTTCTCGTCGGTCATACGCTCGGTCGGTCAGGCGGGTAGTTCACTCCTGTCCTTCGGGTGGCCGTCACTCGCCGCGGCTCGGTACCGACTCGTGCTCCCACACGAGGTCGAAGAACCGCTTCAGCCCGGCCACGAACGACTCGTTCTCCGTGATGGCGGCCTGCCGCATATGGTTCGGTACGTCGGGCTCCTCGACGAGGAAGATGGCCTCCCCGCCCGGTTCGTCGCCCCTGCCGCCCGCGTCGGTCGGTGGGTCGGTGAGGGTCCCGCGCCACGGAAGCGTCCCCGTCGCGAAGCGGAAGTCGACGCCGGGGAACTCCTCGTGCAGGCGGTCGACGATACCTGCCTGGATGCGGCGGTTCTCGCCACTCAGGCGGTCGGGGTGGAGGAACAGCACCCGGACGCCGAGGCCCCTGTCGAGCGCGTCGGCCAGCGCCGGCGCGACGCTGTCGAGGTACTCCCAGGACTTCGTGAGAACCCGCACCTCGCGCTCGGCCTCGTGGTAGAGCCGGCGCGTCTCGGACTCGCTGGGCTCGCCGACGTCGACGACGTGGAACAGCTCCTCGGCCGGGCGCACGTCCTCGGTGGCGGAGTCGAACTGGGGGCCGAACTCCGCGAGGAACGCCTCGCGTCCGGCCTCCAGCTCCTTCGCCGCCGATTCGTAGGCCTGCCGCCGGTTCTCCTTCGCCCGGTCGACGATCTCGGCGGGCGCGCGTGACTGGTACTCCTTCGGGCGCCCCGGGATGACCTTCACGAACCCCTGGTCGGCGAGTGCGTCCAGCACGCCGTAGATGCGCGCCTTCGGGATGCCGGTGGCCTCCGCGAGGTTCGGCGCGGTCGTCCGCCCGAGCCGGAGCAGGTTCGAGAGCGCCGTCTCCTCGTACTCCGTCAGGTCGAGCGCGTCGAAGACGTCCGTTCCGTCCCGGTCGGCCATAGCGGCCGCTCACCCCGGACGACCGTAAACGCGCCGGTGATGTGGGACGGGTGCCTCCCCAAACCTTATGTGGTCATCGTAGTTACTCACGAGATGAGTAAATGATCGACACCGAAGACGAGGACCGGGCGCACCTGTCGGCGGTCGAGGACGGCTGTGGCTGTGCGGAGGTCTGGGAGCACCTGAGCGAGCAGCGCGAGGAGTAGGTCCCGCACTGGCTCCTCGTGTGGCGTCACGCGGAGAAGCATCGCGGGCCGGAGCGCTTTTGCGCCCGCGCCGACGACCGGGAGGTGCATGGACCGCGAGGACGTCTGCGTGCTGTTGCCGACGCTCGACGAGGCAGAGACCGTCGGGAGCGTCGTCCAGGGCTTCCGCGACGAGGGGTTCGAGAACGTCCTCGTCGTCGACGGACACTCCACCGACGGGACCCGGGAGATCGCCCGCGAACACGGGGCACGCGTCGTCCAGCAGAGCGGCATCGGCAAGGGCCAGGCCGTCCGCGAGGGCCTGACGCACGTCGACGCGCCGGTCGTGCTGATGGCCGATGCCGACTGGACCTATCGACCGGAGGACGCCGGAGCGATGCTCGAACCCATCTTCGAAGGGCGCGCCGAGCACGTCATCGGCGACCGGTTCGCCGACATGGAGGAGGGTGCGATGTCCCGGCTCAACCAGGTCGGCAACCGCATCGTCAACCGGGCGTTCTCCGTCATCCATGGGCGCGACCTGCAGGACATCCTCAGCGGCTACCGGGCGTTCACGCTGGAGTCCGTCGAGCGGTACGCCCTCCGCTCGGACGGGTTCGGTATCGAGACGGAGCTCAGCGTCGAGTGCGTGAAACACGGGACCGCCACCGAGGTCGTCCCCATCACCTACGGCGCGCGCCCCGACGATTCCGAGACGAACCTCCATCCGGTCCGGGACGGGGCCAACATCTTCCTCACGCTGTACAAACTGGCGAAGACGAACAACCCCCTGTTCTACTTCGGGAGCGTCGGGGGCGTGAGCGGCCTCGTCGGGCTGGCCGTGGCGGCGTACGTCGGCTACGACTTCGTCGTCAACGGGGTGTCCCACGAGGCGCTGGCCGTGGTGGCCGCGTCGGGCATCATCCTCGGGGTCCAGCTGATCATGTTCGGGGTCCTCTCGGACATCATCGTCACGGTCAACCGGGAGCAGACCCGCCGGCTCGAGGAACTGGCCGAGCAGCTCTCGGCGGGGGACTCCGCCACGGGGCGGCCCGGACACGGTGACTCGACGACCGCCCCCACCGAGGCGGCTTCCGCCCCCGCAGACAGCGCCGACAGCGCCGACGTCCCGGACTCGTCCGGCGAATCGGACAGCCGGCCGGAGACGGACCCGGCCCAGGTCGGCGCCGACGGCGAGGACTGACGTCCGTAACGCTCAACACCCGCTTCCCGGTAGTTCCGGGCGTGTCCCCGTACGATGCGGTCCTCTTCGACAACGACGGTGTACTGGTCGAGCCGCCGGCTCCGACGACGCAGGCGGCCGCCATCGAGGCGGCCTTCGAGTCCGTCGGCGTCCCCGACGTCGACCCGGCCCACGTCGACGCCCTCCGACACGGCGTGACCGTCGAGCGCCTCCGTGACATTGCGGCGGCCTACGACCTGGACCCGGCGGCGCTCTGGGCCGCGCGCGAGCGGTTCGACGAGGACTCTCAGGTCGATGCCTTCCGGGCCGGCGACCGGACGACGTACGACGATGTCGACGCCGTGGGCAGGGTCGACGGCCCGCGCGGTGTCGTCAGCAACAACCACCACAGCACCGTCGCGTTCGTGCTGGACCACTTCGACCTCGGCGGCTGGTTCGACACCCACTACGGTCGCCCGATGACCGTCGAGAGCCTCGACCTGAAGAAGCCGAACACGCACTATCTCGACCGGGCGCTGGCCGATCTCGACGCCGCGTCGGCGCTCTACGTCGGCGACAGCGCGAGCGACGTGGTGGCGGCCGAGCGGGCGGGGCTGGACTCGGCCTTCGTCCGGCGCGAGCACTGCCCCGCGGTGCCCGAGGGCGTGGCGCCGACCCACGTCGTCGACGGGCTGGACGAGGTCGCGGCCATCGCGAACGACGGCGACGCGGGGGGTGCCGAGGGCGGGAGCGGCGACCGGAAGCGAGACCGGACCG from Haloglomus litoreum includes the following:
- a CDS encoding NUDIX domain-containing protein, with the protein product MTGDDRPAEGDDEADGQDTLLDTVAQVRTWREGDEYRRERVQSLDAEAFVQARDRIDGEGGLEWGVGALVEHDGRVLLVREDGLWALPGGEVEAGERHDEALVRELREETGLDVTPGARLAVVRNVLRHGDEERSFRFAIHRGTAETTTLADDPGLADEDIEAVRWAARLPEDTLDRDLLTELLGDDWD
- a CDS encoding CaiB/BaiF CoA transferase family protein translates to MTDENDAGTPRSREGPLDGLRVVDFSGMVAGGFATMTLADFGADVVAVEHPESGDPIRDWGPFDPESGISLWWKALARGKRCVTCDLSTPEGHALALDLVETADVVVENFRPGTMERWNLSHDDLREVNPGVVMVRISGYGQTGPRAEQPGFGTVAEAISGFAHVNGFPDREPLLPPIPLADMAAGHYAVQAAMFALFEREIGPDGDGSGEGQVVDVSLYESLFRMFPGDVEAHDRLGQVRERRGNHHSNAAPRNVYEAADGYVALSASAQSIFENLAETVGHPELLDDERFATNDARVEHADELDEYIAPYIAERTVEEAIDDLGAGDAVVAPVYDVSDVFEDEQYAARDTLVEVDDEDVGEIATHGVVPRLTRTPGGVEHLGPRRGQHNEAVYGEELGLDGETIDDLREQGVI
- a CDS encoding TrmB family transcriptional regulator; amino-acid sequence: MADRDGTDVFDALDLTEYEETALSNLLRLGRTTAPNLAEATGIPKARIYGVLDALADQGFVKVIPGRPKEYQSRAPAEIVDRAKENRRQAYESAAKELEAGREAFLAEFGPQFDSATEDVRPAEELFHVVDVGEPSESETRRLYHEAEREVRVLTKSWEYLDSVAPALADALDRGLGVRVLFLHPDRLSGENRRIQAGIVDRLHEEFPGVDFRFATGTLPWRGTLTDPPTDAGGRGDEPGGEAIFLVEEPDVPNHMRQAAITENESFVAGLKRFFDLVWEHESVPSRGE
- the aglJ gene encoding S-layer glycoprotein N-glycosyltransferase AglJ, with amino-acid sequence MDREDVCVLLPTLDEAETVGSVVQGFRDEGFENVLVVDGHSTDGTREIAREHGARVVQQSGIGKGQAVREGLTHVDAPVVLMADADWTYRPEDAGAMLEPIFEGRAEHVIGDRFADMEEGAMSRLNQVGNRIVNRAFSVIHGRDLQDILSGYRAFTLESVERYALRSDGFGIETELSVECVKHGTATEVVPITYGARPDDSETNLHPVRDGANIFLTLYKLAKTNNPLFYFGSVGGVSGLVGLAVAAYVGYDFVVNGVSHEALAVVAASGIILGVQLIMFGVLSDIIVTVNREQTRRLEELAEQLSAGDSATGRPGHGDSTTAPTEAASAPADSADSADVPDSSGESDSRPETDPAQVGADGED
- a CDS encoding HAD family hydrolase, whose protein sequence is MSPYDAVLFDNDGVLVEPPAPTTQAAAIEAAFESVGVPDVDPAHVDALRHGVTVERLRDIAAAYDLDPAALWAARERFDEDSQVDAFRAGDRTTYDDVDAVGRVDGPRGVVSNNHHSTVAFVLDHFDLGGWFDTHYGRPMTVESLDLKKPNTHYLDRALADLDAASALYVGDSASDVVAAERAGLDSAFVRREHCPAVPEGVAPTHVVDGLDEVAAIANDGDAGGAEGGSGDRKRDRTGSGDESDAA